The nucleotide window CTCAATCCATACAACAATCTTCATGAAGGAATTTATatgtttagtgatattttttttcataacataattattactAAATATTCATATAATATGAAAGGTGAATAACATTCAATGGTATGATCTTTGatatttgaattattgaatGATGCATACCCTTAGTTCCCTCTCTATTCGCATCATCTAAAAATGATAGCAATAGCACCATGTGCAAACATGCAAAGGTGACATGCGCACATGATGTTGAAATAACGTATGAATTGTAGACTTGCATGTATTCACATCATAAAATCGATGGTGAACATAACTATCTATGATGGGAAATTTATTACTCCCACCTTTCTTTAAAGTTATTCCCATTTAGAATATTCCTcttaaagagagagaaatttgattaatatttttaaaacatatataaaatttagaatatattcaGTGAGATCTCTTTAGATTTTTCttgatgtatacttttttattatatattttttataattttttatgacgGGTATTAAGAGATATTTACGCTACACATTTGCtttgaaaattgtgcaaaaagtaaatgggaagaacaaaagaaaacggaggaagtacttaattaaccattaaaaataataactaaattTAACTGTTGAAAGAGAATCAAATTTTGTCTCATTTGAAATAATCTGAATCGATTTTTctagtaagattttaaatttaattctcacTTATCTCTCTCCAAACAATATATGTtatcatatataattatttttgagttttttcatactaaattaatattttattattgaataaagTCGGATTATATTTGAGTCAtaaattttgattgatttgtctactttaatttaattagatGAAGATAGGAAAATATTTTAGACTTTCTTAAGCTATATAGCAACGAAGTATTACTACGTTGTTTTGAATTTGCCcccttaaattaatttttataagagTTTATTGAGTCAAATGGTGTTGAGGGAGGCAATTTAGCCTAGGCATTTGGAGCAATTGAGACAAGTTGTGCCAAGGACCAAATAGGTTCATTTGTCACAATCAAGAAGTTTGTGTCACTTAGGTGGCTGGACTTTGAAAATAGTCTTTATTTGTTTACTATTGTTATTCcattaaaatagaaaagatTCCAAAACTTCAACTAAAATGACTTGGGTATGAAAAACCAAAGTTAACATAATGAAAAGGATGAGAATCTAACTCTTCTCAAAAGTAAGATAACTTTCATCAAACTAAGATTGATTGAAGTAGGATGTGGTTGATTAATTTTAATAGATaacaactaaattaaattaaataataatatgagattatattttttttatgttgtgtcTTCATTGTCATTCTTTATTTTATGGTCACAAGCTAATATATTAATATCAAAAATGGTATATTgtacaaatttaaaaacatacATACACTATTTTAAACGTAAAAAATATTGTAACTTGCAGATTGTGTCATTTGTAAAATCTAATCTCATTAAgttacaaatttaaaaacatgcatacattattttaaattgttaaatGAATTGAGTTATCTTGTATTTTATGACTTATAATGGCAAAGAAGTACACAATAGGTTATGAAATAATGGTTGGACTTGCTTTCACGGCAACCTAAcctatcaacaataataatacttgtGAATTGTGATAAGTATGCCTTGTTTGAAAAGAATGCATGCCACTTAGAAACCACCCATTTAGTATGTGTACCTAAAAATATATCTCTCTTGGTTCATTAGAATTACAATAGTATCCTTCTTTTCTCCCACCTCCACTTTGCATCTTTGCTTCTTCATCAAGCACAATACATATTTATTCAcctcttttttattattattttttttcttttttcatggAGTAAAAAAGACTCCAATAATTAATGCACTTTATGTTTTATATTGAtgacaaaattgccaaaaaattaagattttagAAATGAATGACAAAgaagatttattttttttataaaaataaataacaaataaataatgttaaaattcTTAATCTCAAAATATTAAAGTTAACTGCATAAACTAATATATTACTTACAGATGAAAATGTTAAAATCCTTAATCtcaaaatattgaaattaactGCATAAACTAATATATTACTTACAGATGAAAGTCTGTACTAGGAAAGAGAGGTCATAAATAATTCTAGGAAAGAGAATATCATGTATATTTATtacaaaatagataaaattagTGAGCTCACACATATTTGACAAGTGAAAATTATAGAAGAAAAATCTCAATATAAATTTCATTATAGGAATTAAAGAACTACAATATCAAAAAATATGAGAATTTAAGTTACACAATTCAACCATCATTTGATTAAATTGAATACATGTAACTAACTAATTAACCAAGTGGAATAAGATGAAAATCATTAGAAATTACTACAAATAAAATGCTAATCCAACATTAATTTCCTTATAATAATCTACACTTACCCaccatataatatttttatttcatcatcATTACAATATAATTCTTTCCACCAATGCAACTCCTACTAAAAACACCATGACAAGATTCATAATACCACCTTGTAGTAACCTTGTACTagtagaataattatattgtgTCACATACAAACCATTAGTTGTAGGAGAATAAATCCACCTAGGTGGTGATGGTTGTCCCATGCAAGGGTTACACCGAGGCGGCGGCGGTGATGGTGGCAATGGTGGCGGTGGACATAAAATTGGcgttggtggtggtggtgatggaactGGTGGTGGGGGTGGTGGTGGACATGGTGGAAGTGCCGGCGGCGGTGGTGGTGAAGGAATTGGTTGAGGAATACATGTGTCACACTTGATATCTTGTGCTTGTTGAAATTGAAATAAGGTTAAAATTATAGCTACTAGTAGTAGTAGATGAAGATGGTTTTTTAAATACATTTTTGGTGCATTCAAGgaaagaagaggaagagaagaAAGATGGGTTAGTTATTGTATGAAATAATGGATGCATAGAGGTGTAGTTATATGTGTATAATGGTCATATAGTTTGGTGGAATTTGGCTTTTTAGAGGGGAGAATTTTGGAAAGTAATATAGTGGAAAGGAAGGTTCTTTTTCTTGctttttgttttggttttatGTGCATAGTGTGTGTGAATTGTGGATGTTGTTGCTTTTTAATTCTATAAATTAAACTAGAGGATTCAAGAAATAATTTTAGATGCTAGTATGATAGTATCAATCATGTATAAGAAAACAACTAAATTAATTGTGGATGCCTTGGTTATGCTTTGTATGAGGACTACATTGACTAGATGGGAAGTTAgacttttttaatttaattagctaAATTTCAtgtgaattaattattttttaaatttaagatAATACGATTCTATTTATGATTAAAACacattagaaatttaaataaaatgtaacaatcgataaaatttgaatataataACTTGATATAAATAACAGCAACTTAAATGAATGAATCTTTCGTGAATATTGTTAGAGTAAATAGAAAGTAGATTATATTATGTGATGAATTGCTTaaacaaaaaaggaaaattgcTTGTCAGAAGAAGGTTTCTCATTCAAACAACCTTCCAAGCACAATCAATCTTTATCTCTCAGCAGCAAGAACAACGACAAGTTCCTTGTTCTAGCAACAACATTAAGGAAACCATATATACTCCTCGGTAATCATATACATGTAAAACTCAATATCAACATCTTATAAAGAGTGATTATTAAATCACCAACTCAACCA belongs to Amaranthus tricolor cultivar Red isolate AtriRed21 chromosome 17, ASM2621246v1, whole genome shotgun sequence and includes:
- the LOC130803836 gene encoding ATP-dependent RNA helicase dbp2-like, encoding MQGLHRGGGGDGGNGGGGHKIGVGGGGDGTGGGGGGGHGGSAGGGGGEGIEGRILESNIVERKRIQEIILDASMIVSIMYKKTTKLIVDALVMLCMRTTLTRWEVDFELIVLDQFKTES